The proteins below come from a single uncultured Carboxylicivirga sp. genomic window:
- a CDS encoding C69 family dipeptidase, whose protein sequence is MIKQFSVIAIGILTATISISAQNIKDQKNDPFFGESCTSIMVSKGATTDGSVITSHTCDGRYRTWVTMEKGVSYKNDTVTSIFKGKLRTETPWDMRGVKEAGQIPQAKQTYAFLNTAYPCLNEKQLAIGETTTVGPEELVNEKGMFLIEELERIALQRCSTARDAIQLIGKLIKEYGYGDWGECITIADKKEVWQLEIFGEGPDNIGGVWAAQRIPDGHVGVSANISRIGELKLKDKDHYMASDNVFKVAKKLGRWDGKEPFKFWKAYGDNEKPFNIREYFIFNTLAPSLHLSYDADELPFSVKPDHPVSVEDVMALYRQTYEGTAFDMTQNIKIIKKKRDDDGKVIGQDTITSPIANPWPTGSARNTYNYLDSTAITYQRTVAVSWCSYSEIIQLRDWLPDEVGGVAWLSFDNPAESPRIPVYAGTTELPESFNYCGQKRYRDDAIIWKYRKANKLATLAWQETKGDVLKEVLHFENKGLKNGTLLEQQVESLIKDGKKEEAQELLNRYTFDFTGETIYKWKNLEDRYWSRFGLGF, encoded by the coding sequence ATGATAAAACAATTTTCTGTTATTGCTATAGGCATCCTAACTGCAACTATATCAATAAGCGCACAGAACATCAAAGATCAAAAAAATGATCCTTTCTTTGGCGAAAGTTGTACCTCAATAATGGTAAGTAAAGGTGCCACCACCGACGGATCGGTTATCACCAGTCATACTTGCGACGGACGATACAGAACCTGGGTAACCATGGAAAAAGGCGTATCTTATAAGAACGATACCGTTACATCAATTTTTAAAGGGAAACTAAGAACCGAAACGCCCTGGGACATGCGTGGCGTTAAAGAAGCAGGGCAAATTCCACAGGCTAAACAAACGTATGCCTTCTTAAATACAGCTTATCCTTGCCTTAACGAAAAGCAGTTAGCCATTGGCGAAACCACAACTGTAGGCCCCGAAGAATTAGTTAACGAGAAAGGAATGTTCCTGATTGAAGAATTGGAGCGAATTGCTTTGCAACGTTGTTCTACCGCCCGCGATGCTATTCAACTTATTGGCAAGCTAATAAAAGAATACGGATATGGCGACTGGGGCGAGTGCATTACCATTGCCGACAAAAAAGAAGTGTGGCAACTCGAGATATTTGGCGAAGGACCTGATAATATTGGCGGTGTTTGGGCAGCTCAGCGAATACCTGACGGTCATGTGGGTGTGTCGGCAAATATATCGCGTATTGGCGAACTTAAATTGAAAGACAAAGACCATTATATGGCTTCGGATAATGTATTTAAAGTGGCTAAAAAGCTGGGACGTTGGGATGGCAAAGAGCCGTTTAAGTTTTGGAAAGCATATGGCGATAACGAAAAACCATTTAACATTCGCGAGTACTTTATTTTTAACACACTGGCTCCGTCTTTACACCTAAGTTACGATGCCGACGAACTTCCATTTTCGGTTAAACCCGATCATCCGGTAAGTGTTGAGGATGTTATGGCTTTGTACCGTCAAACCTACGAAGGTACGGCGTTTGACATGACCCAAAATATTAAGATAATAAAAAAGAAGAGAGACGATGATGGAAAAGTGATAGGACAGGACACCATTACCTCACCTATTGCCAATCCCTGGCCAACAGGATCGGCCCGCAACACCTACAATTATCTCGATAGCACAGCCATAACTTATCAACGTACGGTTGCTGTTTCGTGGTGTTCATATTCCGAAATTATTCAGCTTCGCGATTGGTTACCTGATGAAGTAGGTGGTGTTGCCTGGTTATCGTTCGACAATCCGGCCGAAAGTCCTCGTATTCCAGTATATGCAGGTACTACTGAGTTACCCGAAAGCTTTAATTATTGCGGACAAAAACGTTATAGAGATGATGCTATTATCTGGAAATACCGAAAAGCTAATAAGCTGGCAACATTAGCCTGGCAAGAAACCAAAGGCGATGTGTTAAAGGAGGTATTGCATTTCGAAAACAAAGGTTTGAAAAACGGAACTTTGCTCGAACAGCAAGTTGAATCGCTTATAAAAGATGGTAAAAAAGAAGAAGCACAAGAGCTTCTTAATAGATATACTTTTGACTTTACAGGCGAAACCATTTATAAATGGAAAAATCTGGAAGATCGTTACTGGAGTCGTTTTGGCTTGGGATTTTAA
- a CDS encoding HU family DNA-binding protein produces the protein MIKYKLVERRNPSKPEAAKKLYATPVLSGKKTLKAISVDIVEKSSLTRGDVNSTLDNLVDQIPKYLLDGNSVNLGDLGTLRLSFSSEGVESAEAFNASMIKNVKIIFTPGKDLKKKLADASFQKSSV, from the coding sequence ATGATTAAATACAAGTTAGTTGAAAGAAGAAATCCAAGTAAACCAGAGGCAGCAAAGAAGTTATATGCAACACCTGTTTTATCGGGAAAGAAAACACTCAAAGCAATAAGTGTCGATATTGTTGAAAAATCCTCGTTAACCAGAGGAGATGTTAATAGTACATTGGATAATTTGGTAGATCAGATTCCAAAGTACTTGTTGGATGGTAATTCTGTCAATCTAGGCGATTTAGGTACACTCCGCCTATCGTTTAGCAGCGAGGGGGTTGAAAGTGCCGAAGCGTTTAATGCTTCTATGATTAAAAATGTAAAAATCATTTTTACACCGGGTAAAGATTTGAAAAAGAAATTAGCTGATGCTAGTTTCCAAAAGTCTTCGGTATAA
- a CDS encoding cation:proton antiporter — protein sequence MLIDFALIILTALLLNYLFTLVKLPGILGMIFTGILLGPSVFNLVDPEVAVFMKEFKTAALIVILIRAGLGINKKTLHNVGRPAINLSFIPGVLEGTTVLLIAHYILGFSFIEGGMLGFIIAAVSPAVVVPAMLDLKDKGYGAKKDVPTLVLAGASVDDVFAITIFGVFTGLAAGNAIDYTHILWSVPIGIALGALLGALIGLVLVWFFKRYHIRDTKKVIIFMIIAVMFYEFTEWESLKEIVPLAGLLGIMGIGFMILEKYDKLANRLSAKFNKVWVLAEILLFVYIGTEVQISQLNASLIGSGLLILLLGLTARSIGVWLSLLGSKLNNKERIFSVIAYLPKATVQAAIGAVPLTMIGEGRLGDVTTQTGQTILALAVLSIVVTAPIGAIGIKVFGPHLLEKAE from the coding sequence ATGTTAATCGATTTCGCACTAATTATTCTTACTGCGCTTTTATTAAATTATCTTTTTACACTAGTTAAGTTACCTGGTATTTTAGGAATGATATTTACTGGAATATTATTGGGGCCGAGTGTGTTTAATTTGGTTGATCCGGAGGTTGCTGTTTTTATGAAAGAGTTTAAAACGGCTGCTTTGATTGTTATTTTAATACGAGCTGGATTGGGTATCAATAAAAAAACATTGCACAATGTTGGACGACCGGCTATCAACCTTAGTTTTATTCCAGGGGTTTTAGAAGGTACAACCGTGTTGTTGATTGCTCATTATATACTTGGATTTTCTTTTATCGAAGGCGGAATGTTAGGCTTTATTATTGCTGCTGTTTCGCCGGCAGTGGTAGTTCCGGCCATGCTCGATTTAAAGGATAAGGGATACGGTGCTAAAAAGGATGTTCCTACTTTGGTGCTGGCCGGAGCATCGGTTGACGATGTATTTGCCATTACCATATTTGGCGTGTTTACCGGATTAGCAGCCGGAAATGCCATTGATTACACCCATATTTTGTGGAGCGTACCTATTGGAATTGCCTTAGGTGCTTTATTGGGTGCTTTGATTGGTTTGGTTTTAGTCTGGTTTTTTAAACGATATCATATTCGCGATACCAAAAAAGTAATCATCTTCATGATTATAGCAGTTATGTTTTACGAGTTTACCGAGTGGGAAAGTCTGAAAGAGATTGTTCCGCTGGCCGGACTGCTTGGTATTATGGGCATTGGTTTTATGATATTGGAAAAATACGACAAGCTGGCCAATCGCTTATCGGCTAAGTTTAATAAAGTATGGGTGTTGGCCGAAATTTTATTGTTTGTTTATATCGGAACCGAAGTGCAAATATCGCAATTAAATGCATCGTTAATAGGTAGCGGTTTGTTAATTCTTTTGTTAGGTTTAACGGCTCGAAGTATTGGAGTGTGGCTTTCGTTATTGGGGTCAAAACTTAATAATAAAGAACGTATTTTTAGTGTAATTGCCTATTTACCTAAAGCAACGGTGCAGGCTGCTATTGGGGCAGTACCGTTAACAATGATAGGAGAGGGACGATTGGGTGATGTTACTACTCAAACCGGACAAACCATATTGGCATTAGCTGTATTAAGTATTGTGGTTACAGCTCCTATTGGTGCAATAGGCATTAAAGTATTTGGTCCTCATTTATTGGAGAAAGCTGAATAA
- the ligA gene encoding NAD-dependent DNA ligase LigA → MTEIEKEINQLREELHIHNHNYYVLNEPTISDFDFDQKMHQLIELEKQHPEFADPNSPTQRVGSDLNKDFEQVQHVYPMLSLGNTYSEEEIQDFYNRVAKQLPDEEFEIVCELKYDGTAIGLTYENGILVRGVTRGDGVQGDDVTANVKTIKSIPLKLKGDYPTSFEIRGEIILPHKGFAKLNAMREDAGEAPFANPRNAASGSLKMQNSSQVAKRPLDCFLYYMLGEELPGQYHKENLEKARSWGFKIPPYIQLCKSIKEVMEFIHHWDEERHNLPFDIDGIVLKVNSLDQQRRLGFTAKSPRWAISYKFKAEQGYTRLNEVTFQVGRTGAVTPVANLDPVFLAGTTVKRASLHNSDIIASLDLHIGDMVYVEKGGEIIPKIVGVDENARTPEAVKVEFIKECPECGSELIRIDGEAAHYCPNAATCPPQVKGRVEHFIARKAMNIDGLGTETIDLLYKNHMINDVADLYNLHPMQLTSLDRMGDKSAQNILDGLEASKKVNFARVLFALGIRYVGETVAKKLTSAFKNIDNLINATQEELTEVDEIGDRIASSVLGYFGEEHNIELINKLRKVGLQFELSEEETATHSDKLDGLSFVVSGSFASFSRDELKSLIEKNGGKNVSGVSSKTNYLVAGDKIGPSKLAKAEKLGIKIISEDEFKSLIE, encoded by the coding sequence ATGACTGAGATAGAAAAAGAAATTAATCAGCTCCGCGAAGAGCTTCATATACACAACCATAACTATTACGTTTTAAACGAACCCACCATCTCTGATTTTGATTTTGATCAGAAGATGCATCAACTAATAGAACTTGAAAAACAACACCCTGAGTTTGCCGACCCCAATAGTCCAACTCAGCGAGTAGGCAGCGATTTAAACAAAGATTTTGAACAGGTACAACATGTGTACCCTATGTTATCGCTTGGGAATACCTACTCCGAAGAAGAAATTCAGGATTTTTATAACCGTGTTGCCAAACAATTACCCGATGAGGAATTCGAAATTGTTTGCGAACTAAAATACGACGGAACAGCCATTGGCTTAACCTACGAAAACGGAATTTTAGTACGAGGAGTAACCCGCGGCGATGGTGTACAGGGCGATGATGTAACAGCCAATGTTAAAACCATCAAGAGCATTCCCTTAAAACTCAAAGGCGACTATCCTACAAGTTTTGAAATAAGAGGCGAAATAATTTTACCTCATAAAGGTTTTGCCAAACTAAACGCAATGCGCGAAGATGCAGGCGAAGCACCTTTTGCCAACCCACGTAATGCTGCATCGGGTTCGCTAAAAATGCAAAACAGCTCGCAAGTAGCTAAACGACCTTTAGACTGTTTCCTTTATTATATGCTGGGCGAAGAATTACCTGGTCAGTATCACAAAGAAAACCTGGAGAAGGCTCGCAGTTGGGGATTTAAAATTCCTCCTTACATTCAGTTATGCAAAAGCATTAAAGAAGTGATGGAGTTTATTCATCATTGGGACGAAGAACGACATAACCTTCCATTTGATATTGATGGAATTGTATTAAAAGTAAACAGCCTAGATCAGCAACGACGCTTAGGTTTTACAGCCAAATCGCCTCGCTGGGCTATCTCTTATAAATTTAAAGCCGAACAAGGATACACCCGATTAAACGAGGTAACGTTTCAGGTAGGACGAACAGGAGCCGTTACTCCGGTTGCCAATCTCGATCCTGTTTTTCTGGCAGGTACAACCGTTAAAAGAGCCTCGCTGCATAATTCGGATATTATAGCCAGCCTCGACTTACATATTGGCGATATGGTATATGTAGAGAAAGGTGGAGAAATCATCCCAAAAATTGTGGGAGTGGATGAAAATGCCCGAACACCAGAAGCTGTAAAAGTGGAATTTATAAAGGAGTGTCCCGAATGTGGAAGTGAATTAATACGTATTGATGGAGAAGCAGCTCATTACTGTCCTAACGCCGCCACATGTCCGCCACAGGTAAAAGGTCGCGTTGAGCACTTTATTGCCCGTAAAGCCATGAATATTGATGGTTTAGGCACCGAAACAATCGACTTATTGTATAAAAACCACATGATTAACGATGTGGCCGATTTATATAACCTTCATCCGATGCAGTTAACATCATTGGATCGTATGGGCGACAAATCGGCTCAAAATATACTGGATGGTTTAGAAGCATCGAAAAAAGTTAACTTTGCCCGTGTGTTATTTGCCTTAGGCATACGTTATGTTGGAGAAACCGTTGCTAAAAAACTAACTTCAGCTTTTAAAAACATTGATAATTTAATAAACGCCACACAAGAAGAACTTACTGAGGTTGATGAAATTGGCGATCGCATTGCATCCAGCGTATTGGGTTATTTTGGTGAAGAGCATAACATCGAATTAATTAATAAACTGCGCAAGGTTGGTTTACAATTTGAATTATCTGAAGAAGAAACAGCCACACATTCCGACAAGCTCGATGGTTTATCATTTGTGGTAAGTGGAAGTTTTGCAAGCTTTTCGCGCGATGAGTTAAAATCACTTATCGAAAAAAATGGCGGAAAAAACGTAAGTGGAGTTTCATCAAAAACAAACTATCTTGTAGCCGGTGATAAAATTGGCCCCAGCAAATTAGCAAAAGCTGAGAAACTGGGAATCAAAATAATTTCGGAAGACGAATTTAAATCACTGATTGAATAA
- the dapA gene encoding 4-hydroxy-tetrahydrodipicolinate synthase, with protein MLTPYQIGGTGVALVTPFDNKSDIDFESLDRLVHFVIQNQVDFLVALGTTSEAATLSDIEKREVVRQIIAANAGRKPLIVGMGGNNTAQVVDTINKTNFEGIDGILSVVPFYNKPNQEGIYQHFAEIAKASPVPVIIYNVPGRTSCNIKAETTLRLAHEFDNIIAVKEASGNLMQIMNIIHKKPDNFMVLSGDDASTLPLLALGADGVISVTANGFPFEFSEMVRDVMDESLDEACEIHYKLLDMIQLLFKEGNPAGIKALLHARGLVDNQLRLPLVPVSLETYTAIENILNNF; from the coding sequence ATGCTAACACCCTATCAAATAGGCGGCACAGGAGTAGCTTTGGTTACTCCATTCGATAACAAAAGCGATATAGATTTTGAATCGCTCGATCGTTTGGTGCATTTTGTTATTCAAAATCAAGTCGATTTTTTAGTGGCTTTGGGTACCACTTCCGAAGCTGCAACCCTGAGTGATATCGAAAAAAGAGAAGTTGTTCGACAGATAATAGCTGCCAATGCAGGTCGCAAACCTTTAATTGTTGGAATGGGTGGAAACAATACTGCTCAGGTGGTTGATACCATAAACAAAACCAATTTTGAAGGCATCGATGGTATTTTATCTGTGGTACCATTTTACAACAAACCCAATCAAGAGGGTATTTACCAGCATTTTGCCGAAATAGCAAAAGCCTCTCCGGTTCCTGTTATAATCTACAATGTACCAGGTCGGACTTCGTGTAACATTAAAGCAGAAACAACTCTTCGACTGGCGCATGAATTTGATAATATCATAGCAGTAAAAGAAGCATCGGGTAATTTAATGCAGATTATGAATATCATCCATAAAAAACCTGATAATTTCATGGTTTTAAGCGGTGATGATGCATCTACCCTACCTTTACTTGCCTTAGGTGCCGATGGTGTTATTTCGGTAACTGCCAATGGTTTTCCATTTGAGTTTAGCGAAATGGTTCGTGATGTTATGGATGAATCGTTAGACGAGGCCTGCGAAATTCATTATAAACTACTGGATATGATTCAGCTTCTGTTTAAAGAAGGAAATCCGGCTGGAATCAAAGCTCTTTTGCATGCTCGTGGTTTAGTTGATAATCAATTAAGACTACCTCTTGTACCTGTTTCTTTAGAAACTTATACTGCTATTGAAAATATTTTAAACAATTTTTAA
- a CDS encoding penicillin-binding protein activator LpoB — translation MKTRIYLSLTLVFALSILSGCMTHKVERVDTKETIDLSGRWNDTDSRLVAEEMVNQVLGGAWIDNHLQSSGGEKPVVVVGLVYNKSHEHINAETFVKDVERAFINSGRVRLVQAGDKREELRKERAAQQEFASMATAKQWGKELGADFMLNGDINSIVDTYNKERVNFYKVNLELSNLESNEVVWIGDKEIKKYIKK, via the coding sequence ATGAAAACTAGAATTTATCTAAGCCTGACATTAGTTTTTGCTCTTAGCATCCTAAGCGGATGTATGACTCATAAAGTAGAACGTGTCGATACCAAAGAAACAATTGATTTAAGCGGACGATGGAACGATACCGACTCGCGTTTGGTTGCCGAAGAAATGGTTAATCAAGTTTTGGGTGGCGCATGGATCGATAATCATCTACAAAGTTCGGGCGGCGAAAAACCAGTTGTGGTGGTTGGTTTGGTATATAACAAATCGCACGAACACATTAATGCCGAAACTTTTGTAAAAGATGTTGAACGTGCCTTTATTAATAGTGGACGCGTACGCTTAGTACAAGCCGGAGATAAAAGAGAAGAGCTTCGCAAAGAAAGAGCTGCTCAACAAGAATTTGCTAGTATGGCTACTGCTAAACAATGGGGTAAAGAATTGGGTGCCGATTTCATGTTAAACGGCGATATCAACTCCATTGTTGATACATACAACAAAGAACGTGTTAATTTCTACAAGGTTAATCTTGAATTATCCAATCTTGAAAGCAACGAAGTTGTTTGGATTGGTGATAAAGAAATCAAGAAATACATTAAAAAATAA
- a CDS encoding C40 family peptidase: MFYRWMLYIPISLLLVTCHVSGYDLLLDKTIDPTLKGQLKDFASEGIEKPWPNEFKKKDFVEAAKNYLGVSYRSGGINTKGLDCSGLVYLAARDVGLKLPHKSADIARFGEVVPTKGRLRKGDLVFFKGTGHRFINHVGIMINKSEFIHVSSTKGCVYTSIDDEYWSDLFVFGTR; encoded by the coding sequence ATGTTTTATCGATGGATGTTATATATTCCAATTTCATTATTGCTGGTTACCTGTCATGTGTCGGGATACGATTTACTATTGGATAAAACCATCGATCCAACGCTAAAAGGTCAGCTTAAAGATTTTGCTTCGGAGGGCATAGAAAAACCATGGCCTAATGAATTTAAGAAGAAAGATTTTGTTGAAGCGGCAAAGAACTATCTTGGTGTATCATATCGATCTGGCGGAATTAACACTAAAGGTTTGGATTGTTCTGGCTTGGTTTATCTGGCAGCGCGTGATGTTGGTTTAAAATTACCCCATAAATCAGCTGATATAGCCAGATTTGGAGAAGTTGTACCAACCAAAGGACGTTTACGAAAGGGTGATCTGGTGTTTTTTAAAGGAACCGGACATCGTTTTATCAATCATGTGGGTATCATGATTAATAAGTCTGAATTTATTCATGTATCCAGTACTAAAGGCTGTGTTTATACTTCAATTGATGATGAATATTGGAGTGATTTGTTCGTTTTTGGAACTCGTTAA